A region from the Onychomys torridus chromosome 22, mOncTor1.1, whole genome shotgun sequence genome encodes:
- the Fam220a gene encoding protein FAM220A has product MRGGRGTLGTFLANVKRSQGGNLDKLSCDLKKRSQKGSPSRADVPSWTDQPVADTDGKSQDTVVASLEMKHDQSEADRILHSGYKVLQYLKESMGRNLAPAASISKILSPASEEHLAGVSCGIGDALGSNWPGKGPRATDSCGQYPKGESWVSGWPGHPKLREMGFLKCKLLLSVVLEGLGTRSELSYPYSELCQLPYASAHYEVLPEDETRCVSLDCLNPVFSEQTVEYNKTLSSLKSTSEGLQIVVGVTGSAILQISKSNAIDKVQAEQ; this is encoded by the coding sequence ATGAGGGGTGGGAGAGGAACCCTGGGTACTTTCTTGGCAAATGTAAAGAGGTCACAAGGAGGTAACTTGGACAAACTATCATGCGACCTTAAGAAGAGAAGCCAGAAGGGGAGCCCCAGCCGAGCAGATGTGCCTTCCTGGACAGATCAGCCTGTAGCAGATACTGATGGAAAGTCACAGGACACAGTGGTGGCATCCTTGGAAATGAAACATGATCAGAGTGAGGCTGACCGCATACTTCACAGTGGGTACAAAGTGCTTCAGTATCTGAAGGAATCAATGGGAAGAAATTTGGCTCCAGCAGCCTCCATAAGCAAGATTCTGTCACCTGCTTCAGAAGAACATCTGGCTGGGGTATCCTGTGGCATCGGAGATGCACTAGGAAGTAACTGGCCAGGAAAAGGGCCCAGGGCCACAGACAGCTGTGGACAGTACCCCAAAGGAGAGTCCTGGGTGTCAGGATGGCCAGGTCATCCAAAACTGAGGGAAATGGGTTTCCTGAAGTGTAAACTGCTGCTAAGTGTTGTTCTTGAGGGGCTGGGTACCAGGTCGGAACTGTCTTACCCATATTCTGAGCTGTGCCAGCTGCCATATGCTTCTGCCCATTATGAGGTTCTCCCAGAAGATGAGACAAGATGTGTATCTCTTGACTGTTTAAAccctgtgttttcagagcaaacaGTAGAATACAACAAAACTCTCTCAAGCTTAAAAAGTACTTCAGAAGGTCTGCAGATAGTCGTGGGGGTCACTGGCTCTGCAATCCTCCAGATTAGCAAGTCTAATGCCATAGATAAGGTACAGGCAGAACAATAA